One Rhodoferax sp. GW822-FHT02A01 genomic window, GGCCGCCCCGTGGTGGTGGCCGGAAGCATCGGCCCCACTGGCGAAATCATGGAGCCCATTGGCCCGCTGACCAAGGCACAAGCTGAAGAAGCCTTTGCCGAGCAGGCCCGCGCACTGGCTGCCGGTGGCGCCGACGTGATGTGGATAGAGACCATGTCCTCGCGCGAGGAAGTGGAAGCCGCTGTGGCGGGTGCGGGCAGCGTGGGTCTGCCCGTGGTGTGCACACTGAGCTTTGACACCAATGGCCGCTCCATGATGGGTATTTCGCCCAGCGATTTCGCCGACCTGCAAAAGACGCTGACACCGCACCTGGCTGCCTGCGGCAGCAACTGCGGCGTGGGCGCTTCTGAGATGGTGGCCTGCATCCACAACCTGTCTACCGCCATGGGCCCGGAAGCCGTGCTGGTGGCCAAGGGCAACTGCGGCATTCCCCAGTACGTGGAAGGCAAGATCGTCTACAACGGCACACCCGAGCTGATGGCCGTGTATGCCCGCATGGCGCTGGACTCCGGCGCACGCATCATTGGCGGCTGCTGCGGCACATCACCGAAGCACCTCAAGGCGATGAAGGACGCACTGGACGCCCACACCAAAGGCCCGGCCCCCGAGCTGGAAGAAGTGGTGGCCGCGTTGGGTGAAGTTTCTACCGGTGCGCGCGCCCAGTGGGGTGGCGAACAAAGCCGCGCTGGCGGCGCTGCTGCAGGCGCCACGCTGAACCGCGGACGTGGCCGCCGCGCCGGTAGCGCAGGCAAGACCGAGTCGTGATGGCGGGGACGGACAAGCCCGCGGCACCTGCTTCTGTCAGCTACCTGATCGGTGTAGACACCGGCGGCACCTATACCGATGCCGCGGTCATCGAGGCGCGCGGCCACCGCATCATTGCCACGGCCAAGGCCATCACCACCAAGGGTGATCTGGCCGTGGGCGTGGCCGAGGCCATTACCCAAGCGCTGGCCAAACTGCCGCACGAAGTGCCGCCGCAGAGCATCGCCATGGTGTCGGTGTCCACCACGCTGGCAACCAATGCCGTGGTCGAAGGCCATGGCAGCGCCACCGGCGTGGTGCTCATCGGCTTCGATGCCGCCATGGTGGAGCGCACCGGCATTGCCAAGGCCTTCCCCGACATTCCCATGGCCGTGGTGGCCGGTGGCCACAACCACGCCGGTGACGCGATCTGCCCGCTGGATACCGCAGCGCTGGAAGCCGCACTGGCTGGCATGAACGCCAAGGTCGACGCGTTCTCGGTGGCATCCACCTTCGCGGTGCGCAACGCGGCCCACGAGCACGAAGCGCGCGACCTCATCGTGGCCCGCACCGGCAAACCGGTCACGCTGTCCACCGAACTCTCTTCCGCGTTGGACGCGCCGCGGCGCGCACTCACGGCTGTGCTCAACGCCCGGCTGATCCCGCGCATCTCGGGTCTGATCGACGCGGTGCAACGCGCCATGGCCCAGCTGGACATTGCCTGCCCGCTGATGATCGTCAAGGGCGACGGCTCGCTGGCGCTGGCGGAATCCGTGGCCACACGCCCGATCGAGACGGTGCTCTCCGGCCCCGCGGCCAGCCTGGTGGGCGCGCAGTGGCTCAGCGGCCTGGACAGCTTCATCCTCTCCGACATGGGTGGTACCACCACCGATCTGGGCCTGCTCATCGACGGCCGCCCCAAGGTGAAAGAAGAAGGTGCTGAAGTCGGCGGCTGGCGCACCATGGTGCGCGCCATTGATGTGCGCACCATCGGCCTAGGCGGTGACAGCGAGATCACGGCGTTGGCCAATGGCAAGATCACAGTCGGTCCGCAGCGTGTGGCGCCGGTGTCGCTGATTGCAGCACGCTATCCCGCGGTGCTGTCCAT contains:
- the bmt gene encoding betaine--homocysteine S-methyltransferase, with the translated sequence MTSTAPNRFTELLATRPWLLADGATGSNLFDMGLMSGDAPELWNTEHPDRITKLHQSFVDAGADIILTNSFGGTRYRLKLHKAEDRVAELNTAAARIARAVADKAGRPVVVAGSIGPTGEIMEPIGPLTKAQAEEAFAEQARALAAGGADVMWIETMSSREEVEAAVAGAGSVGLPVVCTLSFDTNGRSMMGISPSDFADLQKTLTPHLAACGSNCGVGASEMVACIHNLSTAMGPEAVLVAKGNCGIPQYVEGKIVYNGTPELMAVYARMALDSGARIIGGCCGTSPKHLKAMKDALDAHTKGPAPELEEVVAALGEVSTGARAQWGGEQSRAGGAAAGATLNRGRGRRAGSAGKTES
- a CDS encoding hydantoinase/oxoprolinase family protein, translating into MAGTDKPAAPASVSYLIGVDTGGTYTDAAVIEARGHRIIATAKAITTKGDLAVGVAEAITQALAKLPHEVPPQSIAMVSVSTTLATNAVVEGHGSATGVVLIGFDAAMVERTGIAKAFPDIPMAVVAGGHNHAGDAICPLDTAALEAALAGMNAKVDAFSVASTFAVRNAAHEHEARDLIVARTGKPVTLSTELSSALDAPRRALTAVLNARLIPRISGLIDAVQRAMAQLDIACPLMIVKGDGSLALAESVATRPIETVLSGPAASLVGAQWLSGLDSFILSDMGGTTTDLGLLIDGRPKVKEEGAEVGGWRTMVRAIDVRTIGLGGDSEITALANGKITVGPQRVAPVSLIAARYPAVLSMLRADLDDVEGGGSMHGKFVLLPFAADSDKAANGLSAREAEMLQTITHEPKPLRKLATSLSAQRAISSLQRKGLIQVSSLTPSDVSHVLGLQDNWSAEAATMATQLATRLRDMKMPTPERTRAFATQVWSETVRLTGLAILQTAFGVDMADNALTQAVCTGDGKLGLAAVSLKPTIPVVAVGGPVKVYYEEVQRRLGCELVFPEFCEVANAVGAATGVVAHSVTVEVMGDGTGLFRLHSYASTKQFTNPHEALAEAQALAEQLAHDAVVEMGAPKPQVKLSITKQYMPNARGEEGLLQAVIVAEAIGRPNAAAEVAA